A portion of the Nitrospirota bacterium genome contains these proteins:
- the tuf gene encoding elongation factor Tu (EF-Tu; promotes GTP-dependent binding of aminoacyl-tRNA to the A-site of ribosomes during protein biosynthesis; when the tRNA anticodon matches the mRNA codon, GTP hydrolysis results; the inactive EF-Tu-GDP leaves the ribosome and release of GDP is promoted by elongation factor Ts; many prokaryotes have two copies of the gene encoding EF-Tu), producing the protein MAKAKFERTKPHCNVGTIGHVDHGKTTLTAAITKVLSFKGQAQ; encoded by the coding sequence ATGGCGAAGGCAAAATTTGAGAGGACGAAGCCGCATTGCAACGTAGGGACGATAGGGCACGTAGACCACGGCAAGACCACACTGACGGCAGCAATAACCAAAGTGCTGTCATTCAAGGGACAGGCGCAGT